In Gracilimonas sp., a single window of DNA contains:
- a CDS encoding histidine phosphatase family protein translates to MKQLFFIRHGETDNNKASIIQGRSLDASINDLGRRQAKAIRDALEPFEIQKIIASGLRRTHETVQPLAEQRKLEVEKYPELDEIDFGVLEGKVFTEIQDQVMEVHEQWKGGNVDYAPEKGESPRQTFTRANRKVAEVLESSKEEHIVFMIHGRLTRILLSEWLGHGLHNMHKIEHQNGAINWLSWKDGKFEAVELNKTDHLVELVG, encoded by the coding sequence ATGAAGCAACTGTTCTTTATTCGTCACGGAGAGACCGACAATAACAAAGCGAGTATCATACAGGGGAGAAGCCTGGATGCCTCTATCAACGATTTGGGCAGAAGGCAGGCAAAAGCGATCCGTGATGCACTCGAGCCTTTCGAAATTCAAAAAATTATAGCAAGCGGGTTACGCCGAACTCATGAAACAGTTCAACCCCTGGCTGAACAAAGAAAGCTTGAAGTAGAAAAATATCCCGAATTGGATGAAATTGATTTTGGCGTTTTGGAGGGAAAAGTATTCACGGAGATTCAAGATCAGGTGATGGAGGTTCATGAGCAGTGGAAGGGAGGCAATGTTGATTATGCACCTGAAAAGGGGGAGTCGCCCCGCCAAACCTTCACTCGTGCTAACAGGAAAGTTGCAGAGGTACTGGAATCATCTAAAGAAGAACACATCGTTTTTATGATCCATGGACGATTGACCCGCATTTTGCTCTCGGAATGGCTGGGACACGGACTCCACAATATGCACAAGATCGAACACCAGAATGGAGCCATTAACTGGCTGAGCTGGAAGGATGGTAAATTTGAGGCCGTGGAGTTGAACAAGACTGATCATTTGGTGGAGTTGGTGGGATAA
- a CDS encoding ComF family protein, whose amino-acid sequence MLFKRLTEGILEILFPKVCTVCGLRLATNENFVCNNCLESKFEEAYQPGKRSTRDIMLPEGVYLQHALWNFDKGGYLQEVLHQLKYNRLTGVGEDIGRQLGKSMLRHPEFMNRVKGRKVRLLPVPLHPKKYRMRGYNQAFYIAKGVAEVTNLHIIDKNTVQRIKNTGTQTGYSLEKRRKNIDGAFKVTVPEKVKDVLCVIIDDVFTTGATTFELSSELKKIGCGEIMIATVAQA is encoded by the coding sequence ATGCTTTTTAAAAGATTAACAGAAGGAATTTTAGAAATACTTTTTCCAAAAGTTTGTACGGTTTGTGGTTTAAGATTGGCTACGAATGAAAATTTTGTTTGTAACAATTGCCTGGAGAGCAAGTTTGAGGAGGCTTATCAGCCGGGAAAACGATCAACCCGTGATATAATGCTTCCGGAAGGAGTCTATTTGCAGCATGCTCTATGGAATTTTGATAAAGGCGGGTATTTACAGGAAGTACTGCATCAGCTAAAATATAATAGATTAACGGGGGTGGGAGAAGACATTGGCCGGCAATTAGGGAAGAGCATGCTGCGGCATCCGGAGTTTATGAATCGGGTCAAAGGGCGGAAAGTACGTTTGCTTCCGGTTCCGCTTCACCCCAAAAAATACCGAATGCGAGGATATAATCAGGCTTTTTACATTGCTAAAGGAGTGGCAGAAGTTACCAATCTCCATATCATCGATAAGAACACTGTTCAGCGGATAAAAAATACAGGTACACAAACCGGGTACTCACTCGAGAAACGCAGAAAAAATATTGATGGTGCATTTAAAGTTACTGTACCTGAAAAAGTGAAGGATGTTCTTTGTGTGATCATAGATGATGTTTTCACCACCGGAGCCACTACTTTTGAGTTGAGTTCAGAATTGAAAAAAATCGGGTGCGGGGAAATAATGATCGCTACTGTAGCTCAAGCCTGA